The following nucleotide sequence is from Streptomyces sp. NBC_00239.
CGACCTGCTGCCCGCCGCAGTCCACCCGGACGGCACGAGCCTGCCCGGCGCGCTCGACGGCTCCACGCCCGTCCTGGTGAGCGGGGTGGTGGAGTTCACCGCCGAGTACCGCCTGTTCGTCCTCGACGGCGAAGTCGTCACCGGCAGCCGCTACGCCGTCCACGGACGCCTCGACCCGGCGCCGCTGGACGCCGAGGCCCGGGCCTTCGGCCACACCGTCCTCGACACCGCGGCGGGTGGTCTTCCCAGTGCGGTGTGCCTGGACGTCGGCCGGCTCGCCGACGGCGGCTGGGCGGTCGTGGAGGCCAACATGGCCTGGTTCGCCCACTGTTACGCTGCCGAGCCGGACCGCGTCCTCGATGTGGTGCTCCGCGCTGCCGGTCCGATCGACGCGGTCGCCGAGCGGGACCGCCGGCACCTGAGCGGGTCGGCGGCAGCATGAGCAACCCACTGCAGTACCTGCAGTTCCTCCAGAACCCCCATCCGGTCCGTTCGTGACGAGACGCCCCTCGTCCCACTCCCGGCCCGGCGGCCACCCGTTCCAGGGGCGTGCGCGACGCATCCGGGGCTGGAGCCGCATGGGTTTTCGGACGTTCCGGAGATTTGTCGTCTTGTCCGGGAACCGGATTTCCTCATGATCGCGTGATACGTCCGACAGCAACAGGCACACGTGTGACCGGGGGAACAGGTGCGATCCGTATCAAGGGCGGGAGCGGCGGCCATAGCCGTCGCGACGGCCGGGGCAATCGTCGCCGGCATGACAGCGGCCGACGCTCAGCCGGC
It contains:
- a CDS encoding ATP-grasp domain-containing protein, whose translation is MEARTPPVLLLSAPRTSTAELLARAAAWRGFDVVDRAGGVEGRRVHWYGGPRAAARLAGALGLGLLEPADDWLTHLPGSLLRRSVRLTTLAEARGLRERAFVKPPSAKLDLLPAAVHPDGTSLPGALDGSTPVLVSGVVEFTAEYRLFVLDGEVVTGSRYAVHGRLDPAPLDAEARAFGHTVLDTAAGGLPSAVCLDVGRLADGGWAVVEANMAWFAHCYAAEPDRVLDVVLRAAGPIDAVAERDRRHLSGSAAA